A window of the Hordeum vulgare subsp. vulgare chromosome 5H, MorexV3_pseudomolecules_assembly, whole genome shotgun sequence genome harbors these coding sequences:
- the LOC123395872 gene encoding E3 ubiquitin-protein ligase RMA2-like: protein MTELTKVKEKWRQQADKLQRCVFNDGVVGAPDGATTAPCWDCSICLETASEPVVTLCGHLYCWPCIFRWLTTSSSKSRASSSSACCPVCKAAVSEDHLVPLYGRARAATVSPAEGRVWQVQRRPPATEPNAERLEGRDSDDGGSFYYYYDNVGISNGLDCYNAERLLGGIALAVLIPWAARGGGRPPPPSLYRDGEGWRMARQQRRVARRLRQIWVFLAMLAFLSFLLV from the coding sequence ATGACGGAGCTGACCAAGGTCAAGGAGAAATGGCGGCAGCAGGCCGACAAGCTGCAGCGTTGCGTCTTCAACGATGGCGTCGTCGGAGCCCCCGACGGCGCGACGACGGCGCCGTGCTGGGACTGCAGCATCTGCCTGGAGACGGCGTCGGAGCCGGTGGTGACGCTGTGCGGGCACCTCTACTGCTGGCCCTGCATCTTCCGCTGgctcaccacctcctcctccaagtcccgcgcctcgtcctcctccgctTGCTGCCCCGTCTGCAAGGCCGCCGTCTCCGAGGACCACCTCGTGCCGCTCTACGGCCGCGCTCGCGCCGCCACCGTAAGCCCGGCCGAAGGCAGAGTCTGGCAGGTACAGCGTCGTCCGCCGGCGACGGAGCCGAACGCGGAGCGCCTTGAGGGGCGGGACTCGGACGACGGCGGcagcttctactactactacgacaacgTTGGCATCAGCAATGGCCTGGACTGCTACAACGCGGAGCGCTTGCTCGGCGGCATCGCGCTGGCGGTGCTAATCCCATGGGCGGCGAGGGGCGGCGGGAGGCCGCCACCGCCGTCTTTgtaccgcgacggcgagggctgGCGGATGGCGCGCCAGCAGAGGCGGGTGGCCCGCAGGTTGCGGCAGATATGGGTGTTCCTCGCCATGCTGgcgttcctctccttcctccttgtttGA